Proteins found in one Parasteatoda tepidariorum isolate YZ-2023 chromosome 7, CAS_Ptep_4.0, whole genome shotgun sequence genomic segment:
- the LOC139426004 gene encoding uncharacterized protein isoform X1 — MKSNLLLVFAFIVWGKTQANDRCSESRITRGTHSCFRNFMANFRIGREEEECGRELKTLEDCLAPVVDECTLDDEHRFAVRIKIKELKAKIRGTCSNKALATTEPSSLLCSPKIVEWRATNCYTGLLKLIGQDHDTLLPQVCG, encoded by the exons ATGAAATCAAATCTGTTATTAGTTTTTGCCTTCATtg TTTGGGGCAAAACTCAAGCAAATGACCGCTGCAGTGAATCTAGAATCACAAGAGGAACTCACtcttgttttagaaattttatggcTAATTTTAGGATAGGTAGAGAAGAAGAAGAGTGTGG TAGGGAATTGAAGACATTAGAAGATTGTCTAGCTCCAGTCGTTGATGAGTGCACCCTTGATGATGAACACAGATTTGCAGTTCGCATAAAGATTAAGgaattaaaagctaaaattagAGGCACTTGTTCAAATAAGG CTTTAGCTACAACAGAACCAAGTAGTCTGCTGTGCAGTCCTAAAATAGTTGAATGGAGAGCAACCAATTGTTATACAGGTCTCCTCAAATTAATTGGGCAGGATCATGACACTTTATTACCTCAAGTTTGTGGGTAA
- the LOC139426004 gene encoding uncharacterized protein isoform X2: MKSNLLLVFAFIVWGKTQANDRCSESRITRGTHSCFRNFMANFRIGREEEECGELKTLEDCLAPVVDECTLDDEHRFAVRIKIKELKAKIRGTCSNKALATTEPSSLLCSPKIVEWRATNCYTGLLKLIGQDHDTLLPQVCG; the protein is encoded by the exons ATGAAATCAAATCTGTTATTAGTTTTTGCCTTCATtg TTTGGGGCAAAACTCAAGCAAATGACCGCTGCAGTGAATCTAGAATCACAAGAGGAACTCACtcttgttttagaaattttatggcTAATTTTAGGATAGGTAGAGAAGAAGAAGAGTGTGG GGAATTGAAGACATTAGAAGATTGTCTAGCTCCAGTCGTTGATGAGTGCACCCTTGATGATGAACACAGATTTGCAGTTCGCATAAAGATTAAGgaattaaaagctaaaattagAGGCACTTGTTCAAATAAGG CTTTAGCTACAACAGAACCAAGTAGTCTGCTGTGCAGTCCTAAAATAGTTGAATGGAGAGCAACCAATTGTTATACAGGTCTCCTCAAATTAATTGGGCAGGATCATGACACTTTATTACCTCAAGTTTGTGGGTAA